The following coding sequences lie in one Cannabis sativa cultivar Pink pepper isolate KNU-18-1 chromosome 5, ASM2916894v1, whole genome shotgun sequence genomic window:
- the LOC115716797 gene encoding ferredoxin-thioredoxin reductase catalytic chain, chloroplastic, which translates to MTLQASSCFTVAIPSFALPTSRCRRGCVIRAKVEPSEKSVELMRKFSEQYARRSGTYFCVDKGVTSVVIKGLADHKDQLGAPLCPCRHYDDKAAEVGQGFWNCPCVPMRERKECHCMLFLTSDNDFAGQEQAITLEEIKESTANM; encoded by the exons ATGACTCTCCAAGCTTCTTCATGCTTCACCGTTGCCATTCCCTCCTTCGCTCTCCCTACCTCTCGCTGTCGTCGTGGCTGTGTAATTCGAGCCAAAG TGGAACCATCAGAGAAGTCTGTTGAGCTAATGAGGAAGTTCTCAGAGCAATATGCTCGGAGGTCTGGGACATACTTCTGTGTTGATAAGGGGGTCACTTCTGTGGTTATCAAG GGATTGGCAGATCATAAAGATCAATTGGGTGCACCTCTTTGTCCTTGTCG GCATTATGATGACAAAGCTGCTGAGGTGGGACAAGGTTTCTGGAACTGTCCTTGTGTTCCTATGAGAGAGAG GAAGGAATGCCATTGCATGCTCTTTCTTACTTCCGACAATGACTTTGCCGGGCAGGAACAG GCCATCACTTTGGAAGAGATCAAAGAATCAACAGCTAATATGTAA